The Syntrophales bacterium genome includes the window AGCGAAAGTGCCTCTGCAAAATCGTGAGTAACCATGAGAAACGTCGTACTTGAATGTTGGTGCAATATTTTCAGGCCCTCTCTGATCTCTTCGCGAAAACGGGGATCGAGGGCCGACAGGGGTTCGTCGAGGAGCAGAACGGGCGGATCGATAATGAGTGCCCGGGCCAAAGCGACACGCTGATTTTCTCCGCCACTCAGGTTCGTGGTGAGGCGATGAAGCAGGTGATGAAGGTTCAGATCGCTGACCAGACGATCCATTCGTTCAGCGGCGACAGCATCTTTGATCCGGTGAAATCGCAGCCCGTAGGTGATGTTCTCTTTCACCGTCATGTGGGGGAAAAGAGAGAAGTCCTGGTATACGATACCGACTCCTCGTTTTTCCGGAGGTAGTCGGGTTACATCTTTTTTGTTTATCCATATCCGGCCATGTGAACAATTGATGAGACCTGCTATCGCTTCCAGGAGAACCGTTTTCCCGGCACCGGTGGGTCCCATGAGAACGAAAAATTCATTTTTCTCGATGGAAATATTGATATCGGTCAGGCGAAATCCGCCGAGATCTATGTGTAAATCTTCAGTTTTGATCATGGTGATTTTTCTGATTTCATCGTCAGTATGCGCAGTGTCAGAAACAGGATGAGACAGACGGAAATAAGCCACACGGCTACAGGTTGAGAATATTTCAGTCCATAGGCTTCAAATCGTTCATAAATCAGCACAGGAGCAATCATGGGGTGGTAGGCCACAACAACGACGGCACCGAACTCGCTGATTGCCCGGGCGGTACACATGACGAAGCCAATGAGTACGCTGCGCCGGGCAAGGGGAAAAGTGATCCTGAAAAAGGTGCTGAACATGGACGCGCCGAGGCTTCTCGAAACATGTTCCAGTCGGGACGGAATATTTTCAAAGCCGGCTTTCACAGCATTGACATAGAAGGGAATGCCCACGAAGGTCAGCACGATGACTATACCCGTAACACTGCCCATGACACGGATACCGAGATCCGCGAGGATCATTCCCAACCAGTGGTTTTTCCCGGCAACACTGAGGATCGCGATGCCAATGACAGGATGGGGAATGACTATCGGGAGATCGACAATGCTTTCGACCAGTCGCTTCCCCCTGAAGTCTGTACGGGCAAGCACATAGGCAAGCGGGGTACCGAAGACAAATGAGATGGCCGCGGCCGACAGGGCTGTAGTAATACTGAGCCGTATCGACCGGACCACATGCTTGTCTCCAATCGTTTCCATGATCTGGGTCAGGGAAGGCGCCGTCAGCATTTCCACAAGCGGAACCAGGATGAACAACATGATAACGGCGCCGGAGGAAATGGTGACCCAGAAAAATGGTTCCCGTACCTTCATAGAAATACGAAACTCCCTAGGCCGTGAGACAACCGACCACTCAGGATCAAAACCTCCCGCGTGAAGCACCCAACAGCGCTACCAGAGAAAACGATATACTAGTCCCGGACTTCCACCTTGTCCTGCAAGACGACGGGTATTTTCGCCTTCATTTCAGCCGTGGGAACACGGCATGGAATAAACGGCGGCTGCCCCATTTCGTCAAGTACCTTCAGACCTCCTTCGGGATCCAGAATATAGTCCAGGAAGGCGATGGCTGCCTCTTCATTTTGCGCGTCCTTTATAAGTGTCAGTCCGTATGTGCAGGACTGCCCCCTGATGTCCATGAAGGATCCGGGTGTTTCGCCCGTTACGGACACAACGGCTTGGCTGTAAAAATCATCAAAGGCATAATCGCTCAGATTGATTTCCACAGGAAGCGTTATGTAACGCAGCCCATGCTGTACCGCGACTGAACGATACTCCCATGCGTAATCCATGTTGCCGGTCTGCAGCAGAGAGACTAATTCAACCGACTTGGGACGGATGTTCTCTTGGGGGCGATTTGCGATAACTGCCTCATAAAATCCCGGAATACCGTAATGTTTCTCTGCCAGTTGAAGGGCCATGAGCGATCTGTACCCGCAAGGGTCGAGATTCGGATCAGAGTGCCCCCACACCACATCTTTTTCTTGAAGAATTTCATACCAGTTCTGCTCATTAACACGATCGGCATGGCGGCTCTTGTCGGTATAACAGAGCACGAGCTGGTTTGAGGCAAAACGGATGTTCCAGTCAGCGTGAGAGGGAATCAGCAGTTTGTCGATCACCACGTAATCCGCCGAGGCTATGATGTCACATGGCTTTTTGAGGTCGATGACCTTGCGCGCGCATGCCTGGCTGCCTGCCGCCTCGCGCAGTATTTCAATCTTGGGATAGCGCTCTTTAAAAGCCTTTTCCATGGCTTCGAAGGGAATGGACAAACTTCCGGCATGAAACATGATTACGGTACCCTTCGGTTCAGCCCATGACGCCGCGGGCAGTAAACCGATCGACGCCACCGCAAAAACGGCACAAATCCAGATGGTCAATACTGTTTTTCTCATGAGGCCCCTCCTTTCGGGAACAAGAAGCAGGTTGCTTCCCGGCTGATAACCGCCGTAACGGTTATTTATGGAAAGAACTGGTAAGATACAGATACTAAAGGAAATAACAGAAGGGGGTTTCTCTGTCAAGAGGGACGGAGGGACGTACTTACCTTATTAACTTACTGCAAGATCAACCACCCGCAGGTGAGTAAGTTAATAAGGTAAGTACGTCCCTCTCCCGGGTGTCACTCTTCCCGCCGAAAGACAGCCCCCGTACTGGCCGATGTGACCATTACCGCGTAGCGGCCAAGATAACCCGTTGTAATGGGGGGTTTCCGGGGCTTGAAAGATTTCTTTCTCCGGGCCAGTTCCCTGTCCGTGATCTTGAGATCGATTGTCTTGCCGGGAATATCGATAGCTATCCTGTCGCCTTCTTGCACGAGGCCGATGGGTCCTCCCTCGGCGGCTTCGGGAGAAACATGACCGATGGCCGCTCCTCGAGTCCCCCCGCTGAAGCGTCCGTCCGTGAGCAGTGTGACCGAAGTGTCAAGGCCCATGCCAACGATGGCCGACGTGGGTGAGAGCATTTCCCGCATGCCCGGACCGCCCTTCGGGCCTTCATAGCGTATGATTACGACGTCTCCCGGTTCAATGCGCCCGCCAAATATCGCCTCGATGGCATCATCCTCGGAATCGAAAACGCGGGCCCTGCCCTCCTTGACCATCATGTCAGGATCCACGGCTGATTGCTTGACCACCGCCCCGTCGGGAGCCAGGTTTCCTCTGAGAATCGCGATCCCACCCTCCTGCCGGTAGGGATCCTCGATCGACCTGATAACGGCCCGGTTCTTCACGGCGGCTCTCTTGAAATTCTGCCCCACTGTCTTTCCCGTTACTGTCATCGCGTCGACATCGATGACACCCAGGGAGGCGATTTCCTTCATAACCGCCTGGATACCGCCCGCTTCGTCGAGGTCCTCCAGATGGTGCGCGCCGGCCGGACTCAACAGGCAGATGTTCGGAGTTTTTTCACTGATGACATTGAAAAGGTCGAGATCGAGATCAATGCCCGCCTCACGGGCGATGGCCGGAATGTGGAGCACCGTGTTGGTGGAGCAGCCCAGAGCCATGTCTACCGCTATGGCGTTTCTGAAAGCATTGATGGTGGCGATATCCCGGGGTTTGACATCCTTGCGCACCAGGTCCATCACCCGCATGCCCGTTTCCTTGGCGAGGCGTCTCCGGGCAGCATTGACGGCGGGAATGGTGCCGTTCCCGGGAAGGCCGAGGCCGAGGGCCTCGGTAACACAGTTCATGGAGTTGGCCGTGAACATGCCGGCACAGGAACCGCACCCGGGGCAGGCACAGTCTTCAAGCTCCCGGAAACCCTTTTGTGAGAGGGAGCCCGATCTGACCTGCCCCACACCCTCGAAGACGCTGATGAGATCAACGGGATCGCCGTTGTGATGACCCGACATCATGGGCCCGCCGCTGATGACGACGGTGGGAATGTTGAGGCGCAGAGCCGCCATGAGCATGCCCGGTACGATTTTATCACAGTTGGTCACCATGACCAGGCCGTCGAATGGATGTGCCGTTGCCATGATTTCAATGGAGTCGGCAATCAGTTCCCTGCTTGCCAGGGAATACTTCATGCCCTCGTGGCCCATGGCTATGCCGTCACAGACACCGATGACGGGAAAGGCTACCGGGGTCCCGCCGGCCATTCTGATGCCCGCCTTGACGTCATCGGCTATGATCGAAAGGTGTACATGGCCGGGAATGATCTCGTTGGCTGAATTCACAACGCCGATGATGGGTCTGGACAACTCTTCATCGGTATAACCCATGGCCTTGAAAAGCGAGCGATGGGGAGCCCGTTCGATACCCTTTTTCATTACATCGCTTCTCATGGCTCAATTCCTTCCGTTCCGCGTTTATTTCTTTATCCGTCTTTCAGGACGGAGTTCCCGGAGGACCTGCCCTGCCTGCCACATTTCCATGTCACGCATGGACGCGAGCTCTTTTTCCAGACGTTCGCGATAGTCCGGCTCACTGTTGGCCTTGAGAACAATCTCCGTTTCTCTGCCTGATTTGACACTTTCGTACAACTCGTCAAAGAGGGGTGCCACGACATCCCGGAATCGCCCCTTCCAATCCAGAGCACCCCGCTGGGCCGTGGTACTGGTGTTTGCGTACATCCAGTCCATGCCGTTTTCGCCCACGAGACGAATGAGGCTCTGAGTCAGTTCCTCAACGGTTTCGTTGAAGGCTTCGCTGGGACTGTGGCCGTTTTTTCTGAGGCACTCGTACTGGGCCTCCATAACGCCCGCCAGACACCCCATAAGAACACCGCGCTCGCCGGCAAGATCACTGTAGACTTCCTTCTCGAAGGTGGTGGGGAAGAGGTAGCCCGAACCGATGGCGATGCCGATGGCGCAGACCCGGTCATGGGCGCGTCCCGTGAAGTCCTGGAAAACGGCAATGCTGGAATTGATTCCGCTTCCGTCAAGAAAGTTTCTTCGAACGGTCAGCCCCGAACCCTTGGGGGCCACGAGGATCACATCAATGTTTTCCGGCGGAATGACACCGGTCTGTTTTTTATAGGCAATGGAAAACCCGTGGGAAAAGTAGAGGGCCTTGCCTTCCGTCAGGTGGGGTTTGATGGCGGGCCACATCGCCTTCTGCCCCGCGTCGGAGAGGAGCATCATGACGATCGTTCCACGCTTCGCCGCCTCCTCCAGAGAAAAGAGCGTTTCTCCAGGCACGAAACCATCCTTAACGGCCCTCTCCCAGGAAGATGACCCGCTGTCCCGCTGCCCGACGATAACCTTGAACCCGTTGTCCATCATGTTCAAGGCCTGTCCCGGCGCCTGTACTCCGTATCCGAGAACGGCGATGACCTCGTCCTTCAGTACCTCGCGGGCCTTTTCAAGAGTGAACTCCTCGGCCGTGATAACCTCTTCGGCAACCCCTCCGATAACAATTTGTCCCATGATTCTCATCTCCTTATGTTACGTGCGTGTTACAAAACCACCAGCCCGGACCTGCTCATGTCCTCCATACCAAGGGTCTCCAGTGAAGTCAACACTTCGCTGATCTCCCGGCTTTCTCCCGTTACTTCGAGGATCAGATGGTCCGACGTTTCTTCGAGTATCCGGCATCGAAATTCTTCTGCAACTTTCATGACAGCCTCCCTGGTTTCCCGGGAAGCTCTCATACGGACCAGGGCCATTTCTCTCTGGAATGCATCTGTCTCTTGTATATAGAACACGTCTATGACGTCGACGAGTTTTTTCATCTGCTTTTCAATCTTCTCCACCGTTGTCATATCACCTTTCGTTACCAGGGTAATCTTGGTGATATCCGGTTTCATGGTAACATTGGCGCTTATGTTCTCGATATTGAATCCTCGTCCGCTCAAAAGTCCCGATATCCGGGCAAGTACATCCGGTTTGTTTTTTACCAGCAGAGAGACCGTATGGTGCTTAACTTCCATGCTTCAGTCATCCTTTCTTCGGCAGAGCTGCATATCCGTCAGGGCCGCCCCGGGATTTACCATGGGGTACACACCCTCTTCGGCTTCAACGATAAAGTCCATGATCACCGGGCCCGGTGTTTCAATACCTTTGCGAAGTATTGCCTCCACCTCGGCGGGATTTGCCGTCCTCAGTCCGACAGCGCCGTAGGCCTCGGCAATTTTAACGAAATCAGGAATCTGGCCGCTTATGTTGGTGTGGGAGTAACGTTTTTCGTAAAACATCTCCTGCCACTGCCGTACCATGCCCAGGTACCCGTTATTGAGGATAACAATTTTCACCGGCAGGTTGTAGTTTACGGCCGTGGCCAGTTCCTGGATATTCATCTGGATGCTCCCATCCCCGGCGATGTCCACCACCAGCCTGTCGGGAAAGGCCGCCTGGGCACCGATAGCCGCGGGGAACCCGTACCCCATGGTGCCGAGACCGCCCGAGGTAAGCAGAGTGTTGGGTTCGTCAAAGCGATAGAACTGTGCCGTCCACATCTGGTTCTGCCCCACTTCGGTAGCAATGATGGTGTTCCCCTTCGTCAGGCTGTTGAGCGTTTCAATGACCATCTGCGGTTTGATGGCCTCTCCCCGGCAATAGGAGAGGGGGCCTTCGGAGCGCCAGTCATCGATCCGCCCAAGCCAGTCCTTTCGGGCCTCACTGACACCCTGCAGGCCGTTGCTTCCCAGCATACCGTTCAACTGAGTCAGAGCCTGCCTGCAGTCGCTCACAATGGGCAGATGGGCGAGGATGTTCTTGTTTATAGACGCCGCGTCGATATCGACCTGAATGATCTTCGCCTGGGGGGCGAAGGTTGAAACCTTGCCGGTCACCCGGTCGGAAAAACGGACTCCCAGAGCAACCAGAAGATCGGCATGGCTGACCGCCATATTGGCGTAGTAGGTTCCATGCATGCCGAGCATGCCAAGCCAGAGCGGATCACCGGCGGGGTAGGAACCAAGACCCATAAGGGTCGATGCCACGGGGATGTTCGTTTTTCGAACGAATTCGGCAAGTTCACGGGAACATCGACCCCGAATAATGCCCCCTCCGACAATGACGACAGGATGTTTCGCCTCTTTGATCATTTCCACGGCCTGCTCGAGCTCGACCGCGTCAGGCAGGTAGACGGGCTTCTTCCTGGTGACGCCCGGATGAGGCATTTCCCGGTATTCCGTCTTAGCCTGAATAACATCCTTGGGCAGATCGATGAGGACGGGTCCGGGGCGGCCGGAGGAAGCGATAAAGAATGCTTCTCTGACGGTCCGTGCAAGGTCATCCACATTCCGTACCAGGAAATTGTGTTTCGTGCAGGGCCTGGTGATACCCGTTATGTCGGCCTCCTGAAAAGCATCGGTGCCGATGAATGGAGTGGGAACCTGACCCGTCAAAACAACCATGGGTACGGAATCGAGAAAGGCGGTGGCGATTCCCGTCACGGTGTTGGTCGCTCCCGGCCCCGACGTTGCGATACACACGCCGGTTCTGCCTGTTGCCCGGGCATAGCCGTCGGCGGCGTGGGCAGCCCCCTGTTCATGGCGGACAAGGATATGGTGTATGGGAGACTGAAACAGTTGATCATAGATGTCGAGAACCGATCCTCCAGGATACCCGAAGATGGTATCCACGCCTTCGTCCAGAAGAGATCGAATCAATATTTGCGCGCCGTTAAGCTCCAAAGGAACACCTCCTCTTCGTTATAGACAGCTTGAAAATTAAAAAGACCGCTGCCGGAGAGCCGGTAGCGGTCTTGTTTTTTCTGTATGCCTGACGATCAGACCATCCCACGGCTCCCTTTATGAAAGGAGATAATTACCCGAATTATTACAATACCCCCGGTAAGAGATGGGACGGCAGGCACCGTGAGAACCCCCGATATATCTTGATCGATGTTCCATAGCAGGAGACGCACGGCCTGTCAAGACAAATATGATGGATAATCGTCACGGGGCATTGTTCATCCTTGCAACTTGGTGTCAAACGTGCTATGAGGTTCCACCGCAATTCGGGCGTTTCGCCACGGGACGCCGGCACAGACATTCGGTGGACACAAGGTTCCGGGCAACACCGCCTCATCGGAAAATATGGGGCTGTGCTATTTCATTTCACCACGAAGCCGCCCGGTGGAAACGAAACTCTAAAGCATCAGGGGACCACTCGGAACGGGCAGGAATGCTCAGCCCGAAACACAAAAGGAGACTCGCAGACTATGGGCACGGAAGATCTCAAGGGAACAGCAGCAAAAATCAGGGCCTTTGAAGAAAAAAAAGAGGCCCTCATGAAGATGGGCGGCGAAAAAATGATCGCCAAGCAACACGATCTGGGCAAGCTCACGGCCCGGGAACGGATCGACCGCCTTTTCGATCCGGGGACCTTTCAGGAGGTTCAGCTTTTCGTGAAGCACCGGTCACCGCTCTTCGGCCTGGACAGGAAAGAAATCAATGCCGACGGCGTCATTGTGGGATTTGGCAAAGTCAACGGGCGCACCGTCTTTACGGCCGCCCAGGACTTCACCAGTGCCGGCGGAAGCCTCGGTGAAATGCATGCCAAAAAAATCTGGAAGGTCATGGACCTTGCCCTGGACGCGAGGAAGCCCTTCGTATCCATGAACGACTCCGGAGGCGCCCGCATCCAGGAGGGCGTCCCTGCCCTGGACGGTTATGGGGGTATCTTCTACCGCAACACCATCGGCTCAGGATACATTCCCCAGATCACGGCGATCATGGGACCAACGGCGGGAGGCGCCGTGTATTCACCCGCCCTGACGGACTGGGTCTTCATGGTCAAAAAAACCAGCTATATGTATATCACCGGGCCCGATGTCATCAAGGCAGTCATCGGTGAAGAGGTCACTCACGATGAACTGGGCGGAGCTATCGCCCATGCGAGCAAAAGCGGCGTCTGCCATTTCGCCACAGAAAACGACGAGGATTGCATCGACAAGGTTAAAACCCTGCTGTCGTTCCTTCCCGACAGCTGCCACAGCGCCCTGCCGATACTTGACTGCACCGACAGCCCCGATCGTGAATGCCCGGAACTCGACGGCATCATTCCCGACAGGGCAACCCGCGGCTACGATATGAAAAAGGTGGTCACGGCTGTCGCCGACGACGGGGTCATTTTCGAACCCCATGAACTGTGGGCGAAAAACATGCTTGTCTGCTTCATCCGCATCATGGGACGGCCCGTGGGAGTCATCGCCAACAATCCGAAATTCGGTGCCGGCGTCCTTGACGTGGATGCTTCAGACAAGGCATCCCGGTTCATACGCTTCTGTGATGCCTTCAACATTCCACTGCTGACCTTTTCCGACGTTCCAGGCTACATGCCCGGAACCCAGCAGGAGTGGTCGGGGATCATCAGCCATGGAGCGAAACTGCTTCATTCTTACTCCGAAGCAACCGTTCCGAAACTCACCGTGGTCACCCGAAAGGATTACGGCGGAGCCTATATCGGCATGTGCAGTAAATACCTTGGTGCCGACTACGTTATGGCCTGGCCGTCTGCTGAAATCGCCGTCATGGGGGCCGAAGGCGCCTGCAATATCATCTACCGCCGCGAGATTTCCAGCGCCGATGACCCTGCCGCCAAGCGGACGGAGTTGGTTGCCTCTTACGAGCAACAGTTCAACAACCCCTACTTCGCGGCCAGCATGGGTATTATCGAGGAAATTATCCTTCCCCGGGATACCCGCAAGCGGGTAGTGACGCTTCTGGATGCTCTGCAGGGGAAAACCGTTACAAGCCTTCAGAGAAAACACAACAATATTCCACTGTAAAACAAAATGAATGCAAAAAGAGGGGGCAGGACACCGTCCTGTCCCCCTTTTTTTGAGAGCTTGAAAACTTTCATTTAGGCGGCCATGGATGAATTCCTTTTCCGTGCTTCATCGTTGATTTTTCTAATCACTATGTTTTATTTTATTCCTTATGGACGATGATGACGGATGCATATCGTCACCGCTGAACCCCGATCCCGGAAGGCACTTGGCAGTCGACCGCACTGACCTGCCGTGATGAGCTACATCTACCAGCGAAATATATTATGGTTTTTATTAATTCAATACCGGGTCCAAAGTCCTTGTCGTTGCCTGTTGAGTGTGTACTTTCTCCGAACCCAACAGACATGCCGGACCGGGCAATTCAGGGGAACATGATTTTCGGAAGCAGCCGATTATTTTCCGACCAATCAGCACCCGGATTCAGCGGATCGCAGCAGAGATGATCCTGTCTATCTCCTCGTCAGACGCCGACATCACCTCGGACGCTTCGGGAGGCATGAGGTGTACGAAGGCATTCGTGTTCATTCGGGCAACGAACACCGATCCGTCTGATGTCTGGTAAATGCTCACACGACAGGGCATGAAGGCGGAAATGGGCCGATACTCGTCTCTGCTCAATATGCGCGCGCTGTATTTACCGCTGCAGACATCCAGAATGACGACGGGGTGCAGTGTAAAGCCACGTTCGGACAGGACACCCGCCATGTTGTTTGCATTCAGCACACTCCATCCCGCCTTGGCCACTTCTTCCTTGAACGTTCTGAGTGTTTCCGCAAACGACTTCTGGCTCTGTATAACCTGGACCAGTTGTGGTTGATCAGTCGCCGTTTCCCTTGCCGCCGCATTACCGGGAATCATACCAATCCCTAAGAGCGAAACCGTGATGAAAATCGTCAGCAATGGAATGATATGCCTGGATGTAAGAGTTTTTTTCATAGTGAACCTCCTGCAATGTTTTTTCGAATAGAATCGTTTTTCAGTATACAGCGAGATACTAATCTTGATGGTCCCGTAAAAAGTCCAAATTTTCCAAAGGCAACTTTGTAACTCATTGGAAATATCGGGATCTATTTTCAAAATTCGCCATTTTTCGACTTTGTTGTACGATACCGTCGAGATTAACACGTCCCTGTTCAGCTTGGCAAGTTAATAAGTTAAGTACGTCCCCTGATCATTTCCGCGAGGTCGGTGAGCTTTCCATCAAGGGCGGCCATGTGATCCGGACCTGCGGCCAGGAAGGACGGCAGGGCCCTGTCCAGTGCAGGGAACCGGACGGTAAGGATGGGACAGACGCCCAGGATGAGAGCACGGGCGGTTCTGGTTTTCCAGGCTGTGAGCGATTCGCTGTTGGATTCGCCGTTGTGGACGTAAAGAGGCGGGAGACCCGCGCCGAAGAAATCCCGGTCTTCCAGGGGGCCGAAGAAGTCATTCGCGCCGGCGGCTGTGTACTGTTCGTTGCCTTGGGACAGGGCTTCGATGTAAGCTTTCGCCTGCCCCGGAGTTCCCCCGACCGCAAGAACGTCCGCGACCGCCAAGGGATCGACGCGGGCCTCGCTACAGGACACCATGAGGGAAAAGGCGGCTGTTCCCGCGTGCTTGGCCAAAGCGGTGAATCCCACGTGGTCCGCGAGGAAGAAGCCTGCTCTGTCCTTTGCTCCCGTCATGGCCTCGGGCAGGGTTACATGGCTCATGCAGGGAACGGGGCAGCGGAAACAGGCAATGTTTCGCGAATCGTAGCCGGCCACCAGGCTTCGCACGGTATCCGGGGCGATGTGGGCAAGAATGGAGGCAAAGCCCCGCTCCCTCTTGGAAAGACCACTCTTCAGATCCGCGA containing:
- the ilvD gene encoding dihydroxy-acid dehydratase, which gives rise to MRSDVMKKGIERAPHRSLFKAMGYTDEELSRPIIGVVNSANEIIPGHVHLSIIADDVKAGIRMAGGTPVAFPVIGVCDGIAMGHEGMKYSLASRELIADSIEIMATAHPFDGLVMVTNCDKIVPGMLMAALRLNIPTVVISGGPMMSGHHNGDPVDLISVFEGVGQVRSGSLSQKGFRELEDCACPGCGSCAGMFTANSMNCVTEALGLGLPGNGTIPAVNAARRRLAKETGMRVMDLVRKDVKPRDIATINAFRNAIAVDMALGCSTNTVLHIPAIAREAGIDLDLDLFNVISEKTPNICLLSPAGAHHLEDLDEAGGIQAVMKEIASLGVIDVDAMTVTGKTVGQNFKRAAVKNRAVIRSIEDPYRQEGGIAILRGNLAPDGAVVKQSAVDPDMMVKEGRARVFDSEDDAIEAIFGGRIEPGDVVIIRYEGPKGGPGMREMLSPTSAIVGMGLDTSVTLLTDGRFSGGTRGAAIGHVSPEAAEGGPIGLVQEGDRIAIDIPGKTIDLKITDRELARRKKSFKPRKPPITTGYLGRYAVMVTSASTGAVFRREE
- the ilvB gene encoding biosynthetic-type acetolactate synthase large subunit; its protein translation is MELNGAQILIRSLLDEGVDTIFGYPGGSVLDIYDQLFQSPIHHILVRHEQGAAHAADGYARATGRTGVCIATSGPGATNTVTGIATAFLDSVPMVVLTGQVPTPFIGTDAFQEADITGITRPCTKHNFLVRNVDDLARTVREAFFIASSGRPGPVLIDLPKDVIQAKTEYREMPHPGVTRKKPVYLPDAVELEQAVEMIKEAKHPVVIVGGGIIRGRCSRELAEFVRKTNIPVASTLMGLGSYPAGDPLWLGMLGMHGTYYANMAVSHADLLVALGVRFSDRVTGKVSTFAPQAKIIQVDIDAASINKNILAHLPIVSDCRQALTQLNGMLGSNGLQGVSEARKDWLGRIDDWRSEGPLSYCRGEAIKPQMVIETLNSLTKGNTIIATEVGQNQMWTAQFYRFDEPNTLLTSGGLGTMGYGFPAAIGAQAAFPDRLVVDIAGDGSIQMNIQELATAVNYNLPVKIVILNNGYLGMVRQWQEMFYEKRYSHTNISGQIPDFVKIAEAYGAVGLRTANPAEVEAILRKGIETPGPVIMDFIVEAEEGVYPMVNPGAALTDMQLCRRKDD
- the ilvC gene encoding ketol-acid reductoisomerase; this translates as MGQIVIGGVAEEVITAEEFTLEKAREVLKDEVIAVLGYGVQAPGQALNMMDNGFKVIVGQRDSGSSSWERAVKDGFVPGETLFSLEEAAKRGTIVMMLLSDAGQKAMWPAIKPHLTEGKALYFSHGFSIAYKKQTGVIPPENIDVILVAPKGSGLTVRRNFLDGSGINSSIAVFQDFTGRAHDRVCAIGIAIGSGYLFPTTFEKEVYSDLAGERGVLMGCLAGVMEAQYECLRKNGHSPSEAFNETVEELTQSLIRLVGENGMDWMYANTSTTAQRGALDWKGRFRDVVAPLFDELYESVKSGRETEIVLKANSEPDYRERLEKELASMRDMEMWQAGQVLRELRPERRIKK
- a CDS encoding methylmalonyl-CoA carboxyltransferase, translating into MGTEDLKGTAAKIRAFEEKKEALMKMGGEKMIAKQHDLGKLTARERIDRLFDPGTFQEVQLFVKHRSPLFGLDRKEINADGVIVGFGKVNGRTVFTAAQDFTSAGGSLGEMHAKKIWKVMDLALDARKPFVSMNDSGGARIQEGVPALDGYGGIFYRNTIGSGYIPQITAIMGPTAGGAVYSPALTDWVFMVKKTSYMYITGPDVIKAVIGEEVTHDELGGAIAHASKSGVCHFATENDEDCIDKVKTLLSFLPDSCHSALPILDCTDSPDRECPELDGIIPDRATRGYDMKKVVTAVADDGVIFEPHELWAKNMLVCFIRIMGRPVGVIANNPKFGAGVLDVDASDKASRFIRFCDAFNIPLLTFSDVPGYMPGTQQEWSGIISHGAKLLHSYSEATVPKLTVVTRKDYGGAYIGMCSKYLGADYVMAWPSAEIAVMGAEGACNIIYRREISSADDPAAKRTELVASYEQQFNNPYFAASMGIIEEIILPRDTRKRVVTLLDALQGKTVTSLQRKHNNIPL
- the wtpA gene encoding tungstate ABC transporter substrate-binding protein WtpA, yielding MRKTVLTIWICAVFAVASIGLLPAASWAEPKGTVIMFHAGSLSIPFEAMEKAFKERYPKIEILREAAGSQACARKVIDLKKPCDIIASADYVVIDKLLIPSHADWNIRFASNQLVLCYTDKSRHADRVNEQNWYEILQEKDVVWGHSDPNLDPCGYRSLMALQLAEKHYGIPGFYEAVIANRPQENIRPKSVELVSLLQTGNMDYAWEYRSVAVQHGLRYITLPVEINLSDYAFDDFYSQAVVSVTGETPGSFMDIRGQSCTYGLTLIKDAQNEEAAIAFLDYILDPEGGLKVLDEMGQPPFIPCRVPTAEMKAKIPVVLQDKVEVRD
- a CDS encoding ABC transporter permease — protein: MKVREPFFWVTISSGAVIMLFILVPLVEMLTAPSLTQIMETIGDKHVVRSIRLSITTALSAAAISFVFGTPLAYVLARTDFRGKRLVESIVDLPIVIPHPVIGIAILSVAGKNHWLGMILADLGIRVMGSVTGIVIVLTFVGIPFYVNAVKAGFENIPSRLEHVSRSLGASMFSTFFRITFPLARRSVLIGFVMCTARAISEFGAVVVVAYHPMIAPVLIYERFEAYGLKYSQPVAVWLISVCLILFLTLRILTMKSEKSP
- a CDS encoding DUF302 domain-containing protein — protein: MKKTLTSRHIIPLLTIFITVSLLGIGMIPGNAAARETATDQPQLVQVIQSQKSFAETLRTFKEEVAKAGWSVLNANNMAGVLSERGFTLHPVVILDVCSGKYSARILSRDEYRPISAFMPCRVSIYQTSDGSVFVARMNTNAFVHLMPPEASEVMSASDEEIDRIISAAIR
- a CDS encoding ABC transporter ATP-binding protein produces the protein MIKTEDLHIDLGGFRLTDINISIEKNEFFVLMGPTGAGKTVLLEAIAGLINCSHGRIWINKKDVTRLPPEKRGVGIVYQDFSLFPHMTVKENITYGLRFHRIKDAVAAERMDRLVSDLNLHHLLHRLTTNLSGGENQRVALARALIIDPPVLLLDEPLSALDPRFREEIREGLKILHQHSSTTFLMVTHDFAEALSLADRGAVMNDGRIEQIGSVEEIFREPRSSFVADFVGMKNFFAVTFRGEKVSINGLEIDVGGIPSDHYSHVAIRPEDIVISTERFQSSMRNTFAGTITGLIDRGLYYEVLIDSSGVPFKAILTKRSLVELGLRDGLDIYFSFKATALSCF
- the ilvN gene encoding acetolactate synthase small subunit — translated: MEVKHHTVSLLVKNKPDVLARISGLLSGRGFNIENISANVTMKPDITKITLVTKGDMTTVEKIEKQMKKLVDVIDVFYIQETDAFQREMALVRMRASRETREAVMKVAEEFRCRILEETSDHLILEVTGESREISEVLTSLETLGMEDMSRSGLVVL